In Streptomyces sp. 840.1, one DNA window encodes the following:
- a CDS encoding alpha/beta fold hydrolase: protein MPLSVIRPLRLLGRLLAGIAVVVGLVALFLALTVATDGAGSGFVAWSVAVGTAASAALWRGRRRSWRGRLGPWLPVLVAAALTLSVCVPTAPTTRRTPPALSFVTAEHWSLSTGSRVAAYHYPPTGDSPRQRVPLVYLNGGPVRGISVLDHRFLQRLAGQGYDVYTYEQAGGGRSDLLPMNQYSITRSVRDLGAFVGKLGKGRADVLGFSAGAVVLTRALADPAIAAQLHRAVIAEPGPVDGPATRMAEQKGRPSARGLAPDVTGPRSTHVPRYAVAFGLMRLGLLSPDNGLVGQAEGDNAFTAADLGSDTASAYCARDAHRIPVEDTADNFSFSAAASLRIQQTIKDSPSLAPRLRRSRTPAMLMIAECSSQVRQWQTAVLADNPAIRRTQYMPGVGHHMWNGLSDNDRRAAAVITAFLQDKPAPLPDYPTRAGIPAFLRGHK from the coding sequence GTGCCACTTTCCGTCATACGCCCCCTGCGCCTTCTCGGCCGCCTGCTGGCCGGCATCGCCGTGGTGGTGGGGCTGGTCGCCTTATTCCTGGCGCTGACCGTCGCCACCGACGGCGCGGGATCGGGGTTCGTCGCGTGGTCCGTGGCCGTCGGGACCGCGGCTTCCGCGGCGCTGTGGCGGGGCCGCCGCCGCTCCTGGCGGGGACGGCTGGGCCCATGGCTGCCGGTGCTCGTCGCGGCGGCCCTCACGCTGTCGGTGTGCGTCCCCACCGCCCCCACGACGCGCCGCACCCCGCCCGCCCTGTCGTTCGTGACCGCCGAGCACTGGAGCCTGTCCACCGGCAGCCGGGTCGCGGCGTACCACTACCCGCCCACCGGCGACAGCCCCCGGCAACGCGTCCCGCTCGTCTACCTCAACGGCGGCCCGGTGCGCGGCATCTCCGTGCTCGACCACCGCTTCCTGCAGCGGCTCGCGGGACAGGGCTACGACGTCTACACCTACGAACAGGCCGGCGGCGGACGCAGCGACCTGCTGCCCATGAACCAGTACTCGATCACCCGGTCCGTCCGCGACCTCGGTGCCTTCGTCGGCAAACTCGGCAAGGGCCGCGCCGATGTGCTGGGCTTCTCCGCAGGCGCGGTCGTGCTCACCCGCGCGCTCGCCGACCCGGCCATCGCCGCCCAGCTGCACCGGGCGGTCATCGCCGAGCCGGGCCCGGTGGACGGTCCCGCCACCCGGATGGCCGAGCAGAAGGGCCGGCCGTCGGCCCGCGGCCTCGCACCGGACGTCACCGGACCGCGCTCCACACACGTCCCGCGGTACGCGGTCGCCTTCGGACTCATGCGGCTCGGGCTGCTCAGCCCGGACAACGGGCTGGTGGGGCAGGCGGAGGGCGACAACGCCTTCACCGCAGCCGATCTCGGCAGCGACACCGCGTCCGCCTACTGCGCGCGGGACGCCCACCGCATCCCGGTCGAGGACACGGCGGACAACTTCTCCTTCAGCGCCGCCGCCAGCCTCCGCATCCAGCAGACGATCAAGGACTCGCCCTCCCTCGCCCCCCGGCTCAGGCGCTCCCGGACACCCGCGATGCTGATGATCGCCGAGTGCTCCTCCCAGGTCCGGCAGTGGCAGACGGCCGTCCTCGCGGACAACCCCGCCATCCGGCGCACCCAGTACATGCCCGGCGTCGGCCACCACATGTGGAACGGCCTGAGTGACAACGACCGGCGAGCGGCAGCGGTCATCACCGCGTTCCTCCAGGACAAGCCCGCACCGCTGCCCGACTACCCGACCCGGGCAGGGATCCCCGCCTTCCTCCGCGGCCACAAATAG
- a CDS encoding histidine phosphatase family protein, which yields MGELILIRHGETEWSRNGQHTSHTDLPLTPLGERQARALAPLLADRDIALTLVSPSVRARRTAELAGLAAPRITPELREWDYGGYEGITTHEIHRTRPGWNLWTDGVTAGPEAHPGETPAEVGERADRVLAEVREAAERAGDEDIVLVAHSHFLRVLTARYLGLTPAEGTLFQLATGAVSRLGTEHGQPVITAWNVSLPESLFPTAVPDASQP from the coding sequence ATGGGCGAGTTGATCCTGATCCGGCACGGCGAGACCGAGTGGTCCCGCAACGGGCAGCACACGAGCCACACCGACCTGCCCCTGACCCCGCTCGGTGAGCGCCAGGCCCGCGCCCTCGCGCCGCTGCTCGCGGACCGTGACATCGCCCTCACCCTGGTCAGCCCCTCGGTACGGGCCCGGCGCACCGCCGAACTCGCCGGGCTGGCCGCCCCCCGGATCACCCCCGAACTGCGCGAGTGGGACTACGGCGGCTACGAGGGCATCACCACGCACGAGATCCACCGGACCCGCCCCGGCTGGAACCTCTGGACGGACGGGGTCACCGCCGGTCCCGAGGCGCACCCCGGCGAGACCCCGGCGGAGGTCGGGGAGCGGGCCGACCGGGTGCTGGCCGAGGTCCGGGAAGCCGCCGAGCGGGCCGGGGACGAGGACATCGTGCTCGTCGCCCACTCGCACTTCCTGCGCGTCCTGACCGCCCGCTACCTCGGGCTGACCCCCGCCGAGGGCACGCTCTTCCAGCTCGCCACCGGCGCCGTGTCCCGGCTGGGCACGGAACACGGGCAGCCGGTCATCACCGCGTGGAACGTGTCCCTGCCCGAGAGCCTGTTCCCCACCGCCGTTCCGGACGCCTCCCAGCCCTGA
- a CDS encoding TetR/AcrR family transcriptional regulator produces MGRPRTNDAAVRERLVACATEMFATRPQESVTVRALATAAGTSTAAVYTLFRGKDGLVREVRDQAVAGLFQDLTAVPASEAALADLYALAVAYRHWGREHRHLYTVLFGGAQSFVPSARVGDRDPVRPLVAAIDRAVAAQALAGDTTLIAVSLWVALHGLVTLELAGGLVGTAADAAFDSTVDAVLRGWATPASFPGLRRPEPAP; encoded by the coding sequence ATGGGAAGGCCGAGAACGAACGACGCCGCCGTCCGGGAACGGCTCGTCGCCTGCGCGACCGAGATGTTCGCCACCCGTCCGCAGGAGTCGGTCACCGTCCGCGCGCTGGCCACTGCCGCCGGAACGTCGACGGCGGCGGTGTACACGTTATTCCGGGGGAAGGACGGACTGGTCCGCGAGGTGCGCGACCAGGCCGTCGCCGGACTGTTCCAGGACCTGACAGCGGTTCCCGCCTCGGAGGCCGCCCTGGCGGATCTGTACGCGCTGGCCGTCGCGTACCGCCATTGGGGACGCGAACACCGCCACCTCTACACGGTGTTGTTCGGTGGCGCACAGTCCTTCGTACCGTCGGCCCGGGTCGGCGACCGGGACCCGGTGCGGCCGCTCGTCGCGGCGATCGACCGTGCCGTGGCGGCCCAGGCCCTCGCCGGCGACACCACACTGATCGCCGTCTCGTTGTGGGTCGCCCTGCACGGGCTCGTCACCCTCGAACTAGCCGGCGGCCTCGTCGGCACCGCGGCCGATGCCGCGTTCGACTCGACGGTCGACGCCGTACTGCGCGGCTGGGCAACCCCCGCCTCCTTCCCCGGCCTTCGGCGCCCGGAGCCGGCGCCGTGA
- the yicI gene encoding alpha-xylosidase produces MKFTDGFWQMRDGVDASYATELRDLRLDADRLTAHAAVKRVTRRGDTLNAPLITVEAFAPAEGVIGVRVTHLAGRRRPGPDFVLPGATGDTSATTRDDGAAAELTSGPLTLRLPTGGDFGLEFLDADGRPLTAAGRKGTAFATTGDGGHHMLAQLALGVGETVHGLGERFTPYVKNGQVVDMWQADGGTNTEQAYKNVPFYLSSRGYGVFVNHPGKVSFEVGSEAVGQVQFSVQDQVLEYFVVAGPTPKDVLTRYTALTGRPALPPAWSFGLWLTTSFTTDYDEETVTSFVDGMSERGIPLSVFHFDCFWMREYQWCDFEWDPDTFPDPDGMLARLKEKGLRICVWINPYIAQKSALYAEGAEKGYFVRTPGGDIWQWDKWQAGMALVDFTDPAATAWFQDKLKTLLGQGVDGFKTDFGERIPTDVVWHDGSDQERMHNYYTHLYNKAVFELLEKERGQGEAVLFARSATAGGQQFPVHWGGDCWSSFGAMAESLRGGLSLSLSGFGFWSHDIGGFEGTPDPAVFKRWLAFGLLSSHSRLHGSSSYRVPWEFGDEAVAVARQFTELKHRLMPYLYGAAVEAHRTGVPTMRPMLLEFPDDPAARTVDRQYLLGPDLLVAPVFSEDGRVEYYVPEGTWTHFLTGETVTGPAWHRGTYGFDSLPLLVRPGAVLPLGADVSRPDGDWTQDLQLRVYAPEGLGDFTRTVTVPGLTGAPAATYELVREGGTLRVTADTERPYEVVVVGDATTEVVRG; encoded by the coding sequence ATGAAGTTCACCGACGGCTTCTGGCAGATGCGAGACGGTGTGGACGCCTCGTACGCCACCGAACTCCGCGACCTGCGGCTCGATGCCGACCGGCTCACCGCCCACGCGGCCGTCAAGCGTGTGACGCGGCGCGGTGACACGCTCAACGCACCGCTGATCACGGTGGAGGCGTTCGCCCCCGCCGAGGGCGTCATCGGTGTCCGCGTCACCCACCTCGCGGGCAGGCGCCGCCCCGGCCCCGACTTCGTGCTGCCCGGCGCCACCGGGGACACCTCGGCCACCACCCGTGACGACGGGGCGGCCGCCGAGCTCACCAGCGGCCCGCTCACCCTCCGGCTGCCCACCGGGGGCGACTTCGGCCTGGAGTTCCTGGACGCGGACGGCCGCCCGCTGACCGCCGCCGGGCGCAAGGGCACCGCCTTCGCCACGACGGGGGACGGCGGCCACCACATGCTCGCGCAGCTCGCGCTCGGCGTCGGCGAGACGGTCCACGGGCTGGGCGAGCGGTTCACCCCGTACGTCAAGAACGGCCAGGTCGTCGACATGTGGCAGGCGGACGGCGGGACCAACACCGAACAGGCCTACAAGAACGTCCCGTTCTACCTGTCATCGCGCGGCTACGGCGTCTTCGTCAACCACCCGGGCAAGGTCTCCTTCGAGGTCGGCTCCGAGGCCGTCGGCCAGGTCCAGTTCAGCGTCCAGGACCAGGTACTGGAGTACTTCGTCGTCGCGGGCCCCACGCCCAAGGACGTGCTGACCCGCTACACCGCGCTCACCGGCCGCCCGGCCCTCCCGCCGGCCTGGTCCTTCGGACTCTGGCTCACCACCTCGTTCACCACCGACTACGACGAGGAGACCGTCACCTCCTTCGTGGACGGCATGTCCGAGCGCGGCATCCCGCTCTCCGTCTTCCACTTCGACTGCTTCTGGATGCGCGAGTACCAGTGGTGCGACTTCGAATGGGACCCGGACACCTTCCCCGACCCGGACGGCATGCTCGCCCGGCTCAAGGAGAAGGGCCTGAGGATCTGCGTCTGGATCAACCCGTACATCGCGCAGAAGAGCGCCCTGTACGCCGAGGGCGCGGAGAAGGGCTACTTCGTCCGCACCCCCGGGGGCGACATCTGGCAGTGGGACAAGTGGCAGGCCGGCATGGCGCTGGTCGACTTCACCGACCCCGCGGCCACCGCCTGGTTCCAGGACAAGCTGAAGACCCTCCTCGGCCAGGGCGTCGACGGCTTCAAGACGGACTTCGGCGAGCGCATCCCCACCGATGTCGTCTGGCACGACGGCTCCGACCAGGAGCGGATGCACAACTACTACACGCACCTGTACAACAAGGCCGTCTTCGAACTCCTGGAGAAGGAGCGCGGCCAGGGCGAAGCGGTCCTGTTCGCCCGTTCCGCCACCGCCGGCGGCCAGCAGTTCCCCGTCCACTGGGGCGGCGACTGCTGGTCCTCCTTCGGTGCGATGGCCGAGTCGCTGCGCGGCGGGCTCTCCCTCTCGCTCTCGGGATTCGGCTTCTGGAGCCACGACATCGGCGGCTTCGAGGGCACGCCCGACCCGGCGGTCTTCAAGCGCTGGCTCGCCTTCGGCCTGCTCTCCTCGCACAGCCGCCTGCACGGCTCCTCGTCCTACCGGGTGCCGTGGGAGTTCGGCGACGAGGCGGTCGCGGTCGCCAGGCAGTTCACCGAGCTGAAGCACCGCCTGATGCCTTACCTGTACGGCGCGGCCGTCGAGGCCCACCGCACCGGCGTCCCGACCATGCGCCCGATGCTGCTGGAGTTCCCCGACGACCCGGCGGCCCGCACGGTGGACCGCCAGTACCTGCTGGGCCCCGACCTCCTCGTGGCGCCGGTCTTCAGCGAGGACGGCCGGGTCGAGTACTACGTCCCCGAGGGCACCTGGACCCACTTCCTGACCGGCGAGACCGTCACGGGCCCCGCCTGGCACCGCGGCACTTACGGCTTCGACAGCCTCCCGCTCCTGGTTCGCCCCGGCGCGGTCCTGCCGCTCGGCGCGGACGTCTCGCGCCCCGACGGCGACTGGACGCAGGACCTTCAGCTGCGGGTGTACGCCCCCGAGGGCCTGGGTGACTTCACCCGCACGGTGACGGTCCCCGGCCTCACGGGCGCCCCGGCCGCCACGTACGAACTGGTCCGCGAGGGCGGCACGCTCCGGGTCACGGCGGACACGGAACGGCCGTACGAGGTCGTGGTCGTCGGTGACGCGACGACGGAGGTCGTCAGGGGCTGA